In Betaproteobacteria bacterium, a genomic segment contains:
- a CDS encoding TonB-dependent receptor translates to MAAPLAFAQQAAPKTEKVEKIEITGTRLPAPNLEGPSPVSVITAEDIKIDGTMNVENLLNSMPQVFADQNSTVSNGASGTATVNLRGLGTNRTLVLMNGRRMPLGDTTTVAPDLNQIPAALIKRVEILTGGAGAVYGSDAVAGVVNFIMNDKFQGVQIDANQSWNSHQQDNPKGVADIINGRAATNPAEFQVPGNKSSDGRIGDLAITMGSNFADGKGNGTVFFGYHNADALLQSERDFSACALAASGSSFSCGGSGTSATGRVTNLADGRVWTNDRTTNATRRYNNSLDQYNFGPTNYYQRPDERYTAAAYANYDITPQAKIYAEFNFMDDRSIGQVAPGGIFGNIATIYGDNPLLSAGWRSALGLNSATDSTDVVVQRRNVEGGGRQSDYRHTSYREVLGVKGDIGKWSYDVYMEAAKVIVSQTQQNYFMDDRINRALDVVNVNGQAVCRTAANGTDPNCVPYNVWSNGAVTPAMLSYLQAPGIQTGGTQQAFYGGTLTADLGDYGWKLPQAQSGVGVALGAERRTEKVDLLPDGNVATGNLSGSGGPTPPLDGKYTVNEYFGEMRLPILDGVKGAESLSASGSIRHSSYSTGNSTNTWGLGLDWAPVKTARLRGSYQSAVRAPNLVELYQAQGNNLFDMDSDPCAGPTPTATRVECARTGVTAAQYGTIQDSPAGQYNFLQGGNPELKPEEAKTYTIGFVWTPMRNFSATVDYYDIKIDRTISIVSPTTTLSQCLSNGAFCDLIHRDTLGTLWLLNDGRITATNQNLGGTETSGIDVGFNYSYRMTNGYGSLGLNMIGTWLQKLETEEIKGLGKYDCVGLYGANKCGSPNPEWRHKMRGTWTTPWNWDLALTWRYLGEVEVQETSSNPLLAGGYNEIEKTLSSQNYIDIAGSWNVTKQFTLRGGINNMLDRDPPLTSQQGPSVFGNGNTFPGTYDSFGRHWFVNATYKF, encoded by the coding sequence ATGGCCGCACCGTTGGCTTTCGCGCAGCAGGCTGCGCCGAAAACCGAGAAGGTCGAGAAGATCGAAATCACGGGTACTCGCTTGCCGGCGCCGAACCTCGAGGGCCCCAGCCCGGTGTCCGTCATCACGGCGGAAGACATCAAGATCGACGGCACGATGAACGTCGAGAACCTGCTCAACAGCATGCCGCAGGTCTTCGCGGACCAGAACAGCACGGTCTCCAACGGCGCTTCGGGCACGGCAACCGTGAACCTGCGCGGCCTCGGGACGAACCGTACCCTGGTGCTCATGAACGGCCGCCGCATGCCTTTGGGCGACACCACGACCGTCGCTCCCGACTTGAACCAGATTCCCGCGGCCCTCATCAAGCGCGTCGAGATCCTGACCGGCGGCGCCGGCGCCGTTTACGGCTCGGATGCCGTCGCCGGCGTGGTGAACTTCATCATGAACGACAAGTTCCAGGGCGTTCAGATCGACGCCAACCAGAGCTGGAACAGCCACCAACAGGACAATCCCAAAGGCGTGGCGGACATCATCAACGGGCGCGCGGCCACCAACCCGGCCGAGTTCCAGGTGCCGGGCAACAAGAGTTCGGACGGCCGGATCGGTGACCTCGCCATCACCATGGGCAGCAACTTCGCCGACGGCAAGGGCAACGGCACGGTCTTCTTCGGCTATCACAACGCGGATGCGCTGCTGCAGTCGGAACGCGACTTCAGCGCCTGCGCGCTCGCCGCGAGCGGCAGCAGCTTCAGCTGCGGTGGCTCGGGCACGAGCGCCACGGGCCGCGTCACCAACCTGGCCGACGGCCGGGTCTGGACGAACGACCGCACGACGAACGCGACGCGCCGTTACAACAACTCCCTGGACCAGTACAACTTCGGCCCGACCAACTATTACCAGCGTCCCGACGAGCGCTACACCGCCGCCGCCTACGCGAACTATGACATCACGCCCCAGGCAAAGATCTATGCCGAGTTCAACTTCATGGACGACAGAAGCATCGGTCAGGTCGCGCCCGGCGGCATCTTCGGCAACATCGCCACGATCTACGGGGACAACCCCCTCCTCTCGGCCGGCTGGAGAAGCGCGCTCGGTTTGAACAGCGCCACGGACAGCACAGACGTCGTGGTCCAGCGACGTAACGTGGAAGGCGGCGGGCGCCAGTCGGACTACCGCCACACCTCCTACCGCGAGGTGCTGGGCGTGAAGGGCGACATCGGCAAGTGGAGCTATGACGTCTATATGGAAGCGGCCAAGGTCATCGTCTCCCAGACCCAGCAGAACTACTTCATGGACGACCGGATCAACCGCGCCCTCGATGTGGTGAACGTCAACGGCCAGGCCGTCTGCCGGACGGCCGCCAACGGCACCGACCCGAATTGCGTGCCCTACAACGTATGGTCGAACGGCGCCGTCACGCCCGCCATGCTGAGCTACCTGCAGGCGCCGGGGATCCAGACCGGTGGCACGCAGCAGGCCTTCTATGGCGGAACATTGACCGCCGACCTTGGCGACTATGGCTGGAAGCTCCCGCAGGCCCAAAGCGGCGTGGGCGTGGCGCTTGGCGCCGAGCGTCGTACGGAAAAGGTGGATCTGCTGCCCGACGGGAACGTGGCTACCGGCAACCTGTCCGGATCCGGCGGACCCACGCCTCCGCTCGACGGCAAGTACACGGTGAACGAGTATTTCGGGGAAATGCGCCTGCCGATCCTGGACGGGGTAAAGGGGGCCGAGTCCCTCAGCGCCTCGGGCAGCATTCGTCACTCCAGCTACAGCACGGGCAACTCCACGAACACCTGGGGCCTGGGCCTCGACTGGGCGCCCGTCAAGACCGCGCGCCTGCGCGGCAGCTACCAGAGTGCCGTTCGCGCCCCGAACCTGGTCGAGCTCTACCAGGCGCAGGGCAACAACCTGTTCGACATGGATTCCGACCCGTGTGCCGGGCCCACCCCGACCGCAACCCGGGTTGAGTGCGCGCGCACCGGCGTGACAGCAGCGCAGTACGGCACCATCCAGGACAGCCCGGCGGGTCAGTACAACTTCCTGCAGGGCGGCAATCCGGAACTCAAGCCCGAGGAAGCGAAGACCTACACGATCGGGTTCGTCTGGACGCCGATGCGCAACTTCAGCGCAACGGTCGACTACTACGACATCAAGATCGACAGGACCATTTCGATCGTCTCGCCGACCACGACCCTCAGCCAGTGCCTCTCGAACGGCGCGTTCTGTGACCTGATCCACCGCGATACGCTCGGCACGCTTTGGCTCCTTAACGACGGCCGGATCACCGCCACCAACCAGAACCTCGGTGGCACGGAGACCTCCGGCATCGACGTGGGATTCAACTACAGCTATCGCATGACGAACGGCTACGGCAGCCTCGGCCTCAACATGATCGGGACCTGGCTGCAGAAGCTGGAGACCGAGGAAATCAAGGGGCTGGGCAAGTATGACTGCGTAGGCCTGTACGGGGCGAACAAGTGCGGTTCCCCGAACCCGGAATGGCGCCACAAGATGCGCGGCACGTGGACCACCCCGTGGAACTGGGACTTGGCGCTGACCTGGCGCTACCTTGGCGAGGTTGAGGTGCAGGAGACCTCGTCCAACCCGCTGCTCGCCGGAGGCTACAACGAGATCGAGAAGACGCTCAGCTCGCAGAACTACATCGATATCGCTGGTTCCTGGAACGTGACCAAGCAGTTCACGCTGCGCGGCGGCATCAACAACATGCTCGATCGCGATCCGCCCCTCACCTCGCAGCAGGGCCCGTCCGTGTTCGGGAACGGCAACACTTTCCCGGGCACCTACGACTCCTTCGGGCGTCACTGGTTCGTCAACGCAACTTACAAGTTCTGA